From a region of the Torulaspora globosa chromosome 7, complete sequence genome:
- the NUP120 gene encoding Nup120p (ancestral locus Anc_2.582): MLLLSKIDADLLQYNKETVPENVINLYLSDENGIDKQNRPNDLHNSHYSKTIELSNNEYIAYHLSNDFSVVSIYTLGTSSGKTINIYLPCPSMNMQHTLNIAEFDERLTISIILKDGVYLVMELPLDFIFSNASHLSQDWLKALNPYDFTIRVPHFLYTISRDFSVIFLSDGGLLGLRRAKNFELEPILFNDNSYIESLVQMFSRKGRDRSEKVISCLLFADQYLLVLTQSCHLKIWDLESLRLISDDNLFPSSHSETYSTGVHECPGNYLSLLNNWLVVYLPFGNGVFVLGQLEFTAGGKPVFSRRNEISSNLSSLSIWTLVDMDLLKPLELDVDTAYLNLVVLWKSGLSSKVQILNIKDENMELYEWIDGSNKSISDIEAEQDLSVNGDAERGLFNLKSRYSPQLYERAQKILSENNIIKLADEEETMDYLANLETLLRDLKNKADEVSSLTVLKDEIIMVNCLQSHNHSVYKVNSALENVYYNIYEEPSDNEQSRYLKTLHGFSATLSPQVVESLSRELTGIVSGEVDTSLTMKEKFTRIFNSCLKSNFEVSNLKLLFDELSTFDIVPLLNDLIENLLGGYADHTSSFIDALAVDDISAVMIMESLYQSVTIQKHFVLEILLTFVLLDFDYDIFSKELNALLNLHYKQSLTLRLYQIDRSLLGTELFSQTTKFRSGVQLHSYSEWNSYLSHALSSIWEDASIHLPNATNRYFMKFFEFYVIQQSENNDRGFTTKLFLQIVGWPYHVRHNQVQEFMLAMMMFACNNYEQAYEYFHLHDYTQSLVTSLPECLEELKDENSASIWSPLIRTLGTPHGHTKFEYELALLFVSHNSPEFGYKCIKKSIEHTMKSVKIEETKDFKCKQLKVYLDLLVHFMLFSEALDVLRCSHDTLSEEIRTSYYRSMLQNASQSRTFFATLLNLCSHAAKGLYLPESDFRIIDRILVSQLEDNDWQSYKRLYSFRILNQHDRSAAEVIYHYMASIASDLETKKKCYLIVINVLSTFDDDSDKWLLDGGKIVTLQELKYEIANL; encoded by the coding sequence ATGCTTTTGCTGTCCAAGATTGATGCCGATCTGCTCCAGTATAACAAAGAAACGGTTCCTGAGAATGTGATCAATCTGTATTTAAGCGATGAGAACGGAATAGACAAGCAAAATAGACCTAATGACCTGCATAATAGCCACTATTCAAAGACTATCGAACTGTCGAACAATGAATACATTGCATATCACCTATCAAATGATTTTTCCGTCGTGAGTATCTACACCTTGGGCACATCATCGGGCAAGACGATAAATATTTACTTGCCTTGCCCGTCAATGAACATGCAGCACACTCTGAATATAGCCGAATTCGACGAGAGGCTCACAATTAGCATAATTTTAAAGGACGGCGTTTACCTGGTCATGGAATTACCACTCGATTTCATTTTTTCAAACGCAAGTCATTTAAGTCAAGACTGGCTGAAAGCTCTCAATCCGTATGATTTCACCATTAGAGTGCCCCACTTTCTTTATACAATATCAAGGGACTTTTCCGTGATCTTTCTCAGCGATGGAGGTTTGCTAGGTTTGAGAAGGGCGAAGAACTTCGAACTTGAACCTATTTTGTTCAATGATAACTCATACATCGAAAGCCTTGTCCAGATGTTCTCTCGCAAGGGCCGCGACAGAAGCGAGAAAGTGATTAGTTGTCTGTTGTTCGCTGACCAGTATCTGTTGGTCTTGACTCAAAGCTGCCATTTGAAAATTTGGGATCTAGAAAGCTTACGATTAATATCTGACGATAATTTGTTCCCGAGTAGCCATTCGGAAACCTATTCCACTGGTGTCCATGAGTGCCCTGGTAACTACCTGTCGCTTTTGAACAATTGGCTTGTGGTTTATTTACCGTTCGGTAATGGTGTGTTTGTCCTAGGCCAACTTGAATTCACCGCCGGTGGCAAACCAGTTTTTTCGAGGAGGAATGAAATATCGTCCAATTTATCATCATTGTCGATATGGACGCTGGTCGATATGGATTTGTTGAAGCCGTTGGAATTGGATGTCGATACTGCGTACCTTAATTTGGTCGTTTTATGGAAAAGTGGACTGAGTAGCAAGGTTCAGATTCTGAATATAAAAGATGAGAACATGGAGTTGTACGAATGGATAGATGGAAGCAATAAGTCAATAAGTGACATTGAAGCCGAGCAGGATCTGAGCGTTAATGGCGATGCTGAAAGAGGTCTCTTCAACCTGAAATCACGCTATTCGCCTCAATTATATGAACGGGCACAAAAAATTCTAAGCGAAAACAACATAATCAAACTGGccgacgaggaggagaCGATGGATTACCTAGCCAATCTCGAGACACTCTTGCGAGACCTGAAGAATAAAGCTGATGAAGTCTCTTCATTGACGGTGCTCAAAGATGAGATCATAATGGTGAACTGCTTGCAAAGCCACAATCACTCTGTTTACAAGGTCAATTCAGCTTTAGAAAATGTTTACTACAATATTTATGAGGAGCCAAGCGATAATGAGCAGTCGCGCTACTTGAAAACCTTGCATGGCTTTTCCGCCACACTGTCTCCACAGGTTGTTGAATCCCTTTCGCGTGAACTTACTGGTATTGTCAGTGGGGAAGTGGATACAAGCCTCACAATGAAGGAAAAGTTCACAAGAATTTTCAATTCTTGCCTAAAGTCCAATTTTGAAGTTTCCAATTTGAAACTATTATTCGATGAGCTGAGCACTTTCGACATTGTTCCTCTTTTAAATGATCTAATAGAGAATCTGTTAGGAGGTTATGCTGATCACACAAGCAGTTTCATTGACGCTCTTGCGGTTGATGATATAAGCGCCGTCATGATCATGGAAAGCTTGTACCAATCAGTTACGATTCAGAAACATTTTGTTCTGGAGATTTTGTTGACTTTCGTGCTGTTGGATTTCGATTACGACATCTTTTCTAAAGAGTTAAACGCTTTATTGAACTTGCATTATAAACAGTCGTTAACTCTCAGATTGTATCAAATTGATAGGTCACTCCTTGGAACGGAGCTTTTTTCCCAGACTACGAAATTCAGGTCAGGCGTTCAGTTGCACTCCTACTCCGAATGGAATAGCTACTTGAGCCATGCGCTATCCAGTATTTGGGAAGATGCAAGCATCCACTTACCAAATGCCACCAATCGTTATTTTATGAAATTCTTCGAGTTTTACGTGATTCAACAGTCGGAAAACAATGATAGGGGTTTCACGACCAAACTTTTCCTTCAGATTGTTGGATGGCCATATCACGTTCGTCATAACCAAGTTCAAGAGTTTATGTTGGCTATGATGATGTTTGCTTGTAACAATTATGAGCAAGCGTATGAGTACTTCCATCTTCATGACTATACACAGTCCTTAGTGACATCCTTACCGGAATGCTTGGAggaattgaaggatgaaaaCTCAGCGAGTATCTGGTCTCCTCTTATACGCACATTAGGGACGCCTCACGGTCACACTAAGTTTGAGTATGAGCTAGCACTGCTGTTTGTCAGTCATAACAGCCCAGAGTTTGGGTACAAATGCATAAAAAAATCAATCGAGCACACGATGAAAAGCGTAAAGATAGAGGAAACGAAGGATTTCAAGTGTAAACAGTTGAAAGTATATCTAGATCTCCTGGTCCACTTTATGCTGTTTTCAGAGGCGCTGGATGTTCTGCGGTGTAGTCATGATACTCTTTCAGAGGAGATCCGGACCAGCTATTATAGATCGATGCTGCAGAATGCAAGTCAGAGTCGAACTTTCTTTGCTACTTTACTAAATTTGTGCTCGCATGCAGCAAAAGGACTGTACTTGCCTGAGTCTGATTTCCGAATTATTGATCGGATATTGGTCTCGCAACTAGAAGACAATGATTGGCAGAGCTATAAAAGACTGTACAGTTTCCGCATATTGAATCAGCACGATAGGTCTGCAGCAGAAGTGATTTACCACTACATGGCCTCTATTGCGAGTGATTTggagacgaagaagaagtgtTACTTGATCGTGATTAATGTTTTGTCAACATTTGATGACGACAGTGACAAATGGCTGTTGGACGGCGGGAAGATTGTCACTTTGCAAGAACTTAAGTACGAAATAGCAAATTTATAA